The following proteins are encoded in a genomic region of Dioscorea cayenensis subsp. rotundata cultivar TDr96_F1 chromosome 8, TDr96_F1_v2_PseudoChromosome.rev07_lg8_w22 25.fasta, whole genome shotgun sequence:
- the LOC120267176 gene encoding uncharacterized protein LOC120267176: MKAIQENQQAASSIYVRQFDREEKSFMVDEMSPPQCGRQASTFRINLRSHWCDCGAFQTLHFPCRHVLAACSHIRLHWEEYVDNVYRLQTVFNVYRKEFEPVSNEGYWNPYNGPRLRPNITMRRPTKGRPKSTRIRNEMDIREGVQRKRCGLCRNEGHSRRNCPNIAGPSTRS, encoded by the coding sequence ATGAAGGCAatccaagaaaatcaacaagcagCGTCCAGCATTTACGTTCGTCAATTTGACCGTGAAGAGAAGTCATTCATGGTAGATGAGATGTCACCCCCGCAATGTGGGAGACAAGCTAGCACTTTTCGTATCAACCTAAGATCACATTGGTGCGACTGTGGTGCTTTTCAGACGCTGCATTTTCCATGTCGACATGTCCTTGCAGCATGCTCGCATATTCGTCTACATTGGGAGGAGTATGTTGACAACGTGTATAGGCTTCAAAcagtttttaatgtatatcgTAAAGAGTTTGAGCCAGTATCAAATGAGGGATATTGGAACCCTTATAATGGTCCACGTCTACGTCCTAATATTACGATGAGAAGACCGACGAAAGGAAGACCAAAATCTACAAGGATTCGTAACGAGATGGATATTAGGGAAGGTGTTCAGCGAAAACGTTGTGGTTTATGTCGCAACGAAGGACATAGTCGCCGAAATTGTCCCAACATCGCCGGTCCAAGTACTCGGTCGTAA
- the LOC120267079 gene encoding RNA-binding protein with multiple splicing, with protein MAGAGLHPYHQPWAAPPPPPPAAAIAVENPNRPSSDEVRTIFISGLPEDVKERELHNLLRWLPGFEASQINYKGEQPMGFALFTMAQHAMAAKNALQDLVFDAETKSVLHTEMAKKNLFVKRGVVNDSSSFDQSKRMRTGGDYTHAGYPSPSPFHPPPAPVWGGHGYIAPPAPYDPYAGYPVAQVPMPPPTPVPAPSGYAPIQNNKDNAPCNTLFIGNLGENVNEEELRGLFIVQPGYKQMKVLRQERNTVCFIEFEDVSSATVVHQNLQGAVLTSSGRGGMRIQFSKNPFGRRKDSVNGAAPDGNGTPTTYQQ; from the exons ATGGCCGGAGCTGGCCTACATCCATACCATCAGCCATGGGCGGCGCCGCCCCCTCCTCCGCCGGCGGCTGCCATCGCCGTCGAGAATCCTAACCGCCCGTCCTCCGACGAG GTCCGGACGATCTTTATCTCTGGATTGCCGGAAGATGTGAAGGAGAGGGAACTGCACAATCTGCTTCGGTGGCTCCCGGGCTTCGAGGCGTCGCAGATCAACTACAAGGGTGAGCAACCGATGGGGTTCGCGCTGTTTACCATGGCACAGCACGCTATGGCGGCGAAGAACGCTCTTCAG GACTTGGTTTTTGATGCGGAAACAAAGTCGGTACTGCACACTGAAATGGCAAAGAAGAATCTGTTTGTCAAGAGAG GTGTTGTTAATGATTCAAGCTCCTTTGACCAAAGCAAGCGCATGAGAACTGGTGGGGACTATACTCATGCAGGCTACCCAAGCCCTTCTCCATTTCACCCACCACCAGCACCTGTATGGGGTGGCCATGG GTATATTGCCCCACCTGCTCCATATGACCCATATGCAGGCTACCCAGTGGCACAAGTACCGATGCCGCCTCCTACACCTGTGCCAGCACCTAGTGGTTATGCTCCTATCCAG AATAACAAAGACAATGCCCCTTGCAATACTCTGTTCATTGGCAATCTTGGAGAGAATGTTAATGAGGAAGAACTCAGGGGTCTTTTCATTGT GCAACCTGGCTACAAACAAATGAAGGTTTTACGTCAAGAAAGAAACACTGTGTGCTTCATTGAATTTGAA GATGTGAGTAGTGCTACCGTTGTCCACCAGAATTTGCAGGGTGCTGTTCTCACTAGTTCTGGGCGTGGTGGCATGCGAATACA ATTTTCAAAGAATCCCTTTGGGCGAAGGAAGGACTCAGTGAATGGTGCTGCACCCGACGGCAATGGAACTCCAACAACCTATCAGCAATAG
- the LOC120267178 gene encoding glutamate receptor 2.8-like translates to MAARLFMNVKQVGMMSKGYAWIMTDGITNIVDSFDPQVIDSMQGALGVKLHVPRTKELNEFSFRWKRRYQKEYPNEEQAELSVFGLWAYDTVFALAMAVEKASGSNGDVLKYIQEEKFNGMSGEFHFVDRQLKLSTLQVVNIVGRGGRGVGFWKPENGLITSTSSSSNNNGGLNPVIWPGESTEVPKGWEIPVSGKKLRIGVPVKDGFFEFVKVEHNPVTNGSIVTGFCIDVFDTVMQSLPYAVSYEYIPFEDSKGDSAGTYNELTYQVYLQKFDAIAGDVTIIANRSQFVDFTLPYTESGVVMIVPIEEDERMNAWIFLKPLSLDLWLGSLGFFFLTALVVWLIEHRDNEKFKGEKVQSNLTRFLMIIWLFVVLILTQSYTASLTSMLTVQQLEPTVTEVEQLIRKGDFVGYHKGSFVKEKLINELHFDKSKLVPLGRPDDYAEALSKGSSNNGVSAVFHEIPYLKLFLAKHCKNFMMVGPTYKTAGFGFVFPKGSPLVPDVSRAILNITQGSKMVGIEKKWIGYEDKCQEQDSLLSSHRLNFRSFEGLFLITGLTSIISALIYLLWLGLEKFNIPVLVKAMVSKYFKKIETKALIFKRRTAPVCPGSPTSMDANSSVIITSFSQSPGSPSSIEEYIIETDKDD, encoded by the exons ATGGCTGCACGTTTGTTCATGAATGTAAAACAAGTGGGAATGATGAGCAAAGGCTATGCATGGATTATGACTGATGGAATAACAAACATTGTGGACTCGTTTGATCCTCAAGTCATAGATTCAATGCAAGGTGCTCTTGGAGTGAAGCTCCATGTTCCAAGAACAAAGGAGCTCAACGAGTTCAGTTTTAGATGGAAGAGAAGGTATCAGAAGGAGTACCCAAATGAAGAGCAAGCTGAGCTTAGTGTCTTTGGTTTATGGGCATATGATACAGTGTTTGCACTAGCAATGGCAGTAGAGAAAGCAAGTGGATCAAATGGAGATGTCCTAAAATATATTCAAGAGGAGAAGTTCAATGGAATGAGTGGAGAGTTCCATTTTGTTGACCGCCAGTTGAAGTTATCCACTCTCCAAGTGGTGAACATAGTTGGAAGAGGAGGGAGAGGTGTTGGGTTTTGGAAACCAGAGAATGGGCTCATTACAAGTACTAGCTCAAGCTCCAATAATAATGGTGGCCTGAATCCTGTGATATGGCCTGGTGAATCTACTGAAGTTCCAAAAGGTTGGGAGATTCCGGTGAGTGGCAAGAAGTTGAGAATTGGAGTTCCAGTGAAGGATGGATTCTTTGAGTTTGTGAAGGTTGAGCACAATCCTGTCACCAATGGAAGCATTGTCACTGGTTTTTGCATTGATGTTTTTGATACTGTGATGCAGAGCTTGCCTTATGCCGTCTCTTATGAGTACATTCCCTTTGAAGATAGCAAAGGTGACAGTGCAGGCACGTACAATGAGCTAACTTACCAAGTTTATCTTCAGAAATTCGATGCCATTGCCGGAGATGTGACGATCATTGCTAACCGATCACAGTTTGTGGACTTTACGTTACCTTATACTGAATCAGGAGTTGTGATGATTGTTCCtattgaagaagatgagagAATGAATGCGTGGATCTTCTTGAAACCATTGAGTTTAGATCTCTGGTTAGGAAGTTTGGGCTTCTTCTTCCTTACGGCCTTAGTCGTTTGGCTTATCGAGCATCGAGACAATGAGAAGTTCAAGG GGGAGAAGGTGCAGAGCAACTTGACAAGGTTTCTGATGATCATATGGTTGTTTGTAGTGTTGATATTGACACAAAGCTACACGGCGAGCTTGACATCAATGCTGACAGTGCAGCAGCTAGAACCGACGGTCactgaagtcgaacaactcaTTAGAAAGGGTGATTTCGTAGGGTATCACAAAGGATCATTTGTGAAGGAGAAGCTAATAAATGAACTTCACTTTGATAAATCCAAGCTTGTGCCTTTAGGAAGGCCTGATGATTATGCTGAAGCTCTATCTAAAGGAAGCAGTAACAATGGTGTCTCTGCTGTGTTTCATGAAATCCCATATTTGAAACTCTTCCTTGCTAAACATTGCAAGAATTTCATGATGGTTGGACCAACATACAAGACTGCAGGATTTGGATTT GTTTTCCCGAAGGGATCGCCATTGGTTCCTGACGTATCGCGAGCAATCCTAAACATAACACAAGGTAGTAAAATGGTGGGAATTGAGAAGAAATGGATTGGATATGAGGACAAATGCCAAGAACAAGACAGTCTTTTGAGTTCTCACCGTCTGAATTTCAGAAGCTTTGAAGGATTGTTTCTTATCACTGGTCTCACTTCCATTATTTCTGCTCTTATATACTTACTTTGGCTTGGTCTTGAGAAATTTAATATTCCAGTTCTGGTTAAAGCCATGGTTTCCAAATACTTCAAGAAGATAGAGACCAAAGCTCTTATTTTCAAGAGAAGAACAGCCCCAGTTTGTCCAGGAAGTCCCACAAGCATGGATGCCAATTCTTCAGTTATAATTACTTCTTTTTCACAGAGTCCCGGTTCACCATCTTCTATTGAAGAATACATCATTGAAACTGATAAGGATGATTGA